From Spirosoma aerolatum, one genomic window encodes:
- a CDS encoding HupE/UreJ family protein: protein MSIKLLPTNKSGRLSSRLSNWLLGISLLVVTLGQPRLATAHPMPNSVVLLNVHVNRIDAELQIPLVELQSAWGHAVNDSSVGLVERLGPQLRDYLKSHIRPQSPDGRFWSVSVGELTAHESQNPITGVYRELTAQVQLVPPAGSDVRQFTFQYDAVLHQVMTHKILVSVRQDWECGQLAETEPVQVGEISLDIVNNRILPLPVNLASGSFWTGFMAMIKLGTQHIAEGTDHLLFLLVLLLPAPLVVVGQRWGQFGGVRYSLKRLLLIVTAFTIGHSITLLAGSIGWVRLASQPVEILIVVSILVSAIHAVRPVFFGREAWVAAGFGLVHGLAFASTLANLQLDAGPMALSILGFNLGIELMQLTIILVVIPWLMLLSRTPVYTVVRRSGAFLSGIAALGWLAERISGQPNLLTEAIEVIASYAPYGLIILALLSLYLTWRARPAKPLPTA from the coding sequence ATGTCTATAAAGCTTTTGCCAACAAATAAATCAGGCCGTCTCAGCAGTCGTCTATCCAACTGGCTGTTGGGCATCAGCCTACTTGTAGTAACCCTGGGGCAGCCCCGCTTAGCCACTGCTCACCCTATGCCGAACTCGGTAGTACTACTCAATGTCCATGTAAACCGCATCGATGCTGAACTACAGATACCCCTAGTCGAACTACAATCCGCCTGGGGCCATGCAGTCAACGATTCGTCGGTAGGGCTAGTGGAGCGGCTGGGGCCTCAACTGCGGGATTATCTCAAATCGCACATTCGCCCGCAAAGCCCCGATGGGCGCTTCTGGTCAGTATCGGTCGGGGAGCTAACCGCTCACGAAAGCCAGAATCCAATTACCGGCGTATACCGCGAGCTGACGGCGCAGGTGCAGCTAGTTCCTCCGGCGGGAAGTGATGTCCGGCAGTTTACGTTTCAGTACGATGCAGTGTTACATCAGGTGATGACCCACAAAATTCTGGTGTCGGTACGTCAGGACTGGGAATGTGGGCAACTGGCCGAAACCGAACCGGTTCAGGTGGGCGAAATCAGTCTGGACATTGTGAACAACCGCATTCTGCCACTCCCGGTCAACCTGGCATCGGGTAGTTTCTGGACGGGCTTTATGGCCATGATCAAACTAGGCACCCAGCACATTGCCGAAGGCACCGATCATTTATTATTTTTACTTGTTCTGCTACTGCCTGCGCCACTTGTGGTAGTCGGGCAACGTTGGGGGCAATTTGGCGGAGTTCGCTACAGCCTGAAACGGTTGCTGCTGATTGTAACGGCATTTACCATCGGGCATTCCATCACCTTACTGGCAGGCTCAATTGGCTGGGTTCGGTTAGCATCGCAACCCGTTGAAATCCTGATTGTCGTATCGATTCTGGTATCGGCTATTCACGCTGTCCGACCTGTTTTTTTCGGTCGTGAAGCCTGGGTCGCGGCTGGGTTTGGACTGGTTCATGGACTGGCGTTTGCCAGTACCCTGGCAAACCTACAACTCGATGCAGGTCCGATGGCGCTGAGTATTCTGGGCTTCAATCTGGGCATTGAACTGATGCAGTTGACCATCATCCTGGTAGTGATTCCCTGGCTGATGCTTCTGAGTCGTACACCCGTCTACACCGTCGTCCGGCGGTCAGGCGCTTTTCTGTCAGGTATTGCCGCCCTCGGCTGGCTTGCTGAGCGCATATCAGGTCAGCCTAATCTGCTGACAGAAGCGATTGAAGTTATTGCCAGTTATGCTCCGTATGGCCTTATCATATTAGCTTTGCTGTCGCTTTACCTAACCTGGCGGGCAAGGCCCGCAAAACCGTTACCAACAGCGTAG
- a CDS encoding DUF3500 domain-containing protein: MKRKNISILLLLLLGFGNLFEGCKSSDVDATNSTSTSTGTSTGTTTGSTTSNSSSITTALSVTGTTTTCNSTGVAQIVCLAEAFKATLSSTQLAATQLTYSKTNAQKWSNLPAGMSARIGINLGSLSDTQLAAFRNLMVAVLTLGTTDEGYDEMIGNLVADDYLNSIGGGSTYGAGNYYISFLGTPSTSSLWAILFTGHHYTQPITFNAGAVTGVTPAFRGTEPQAAVTAASRTYQAFEQERVAFAAMLTGLSTTEQTTAKLSGSYNDLVLGPGQDGKFPATKSGLQVGTLSSDKQALVLKAIKLYVNDLDATTSAAILTKYTSELANTYISYSGTTAMSSQGDYVRVDGPSVWIEFSYQGGVIIKNTPHSHSVWRDHSGDYGGN; this comes from the coding sequence ATGAAACGCAAAAACATATCGATTCTCCTGCTCTTGCTGCTTGGCTTCGGCAACCTCTTCGAAGGCTGTAAATCATCCGATGTTGACGCCACCAACTCAACCAGTACATCCACGGGCACATCGACCGGTACTACTACAGGTTCCACAACGAGTAATTCCAGCTCCATCACGACGGCCCTGTCGGTCACCGGCACCACGACAACCTGCAATTCGACGGGCGTGGCCCAGATCGTCTGTCTGGCTGAGGCCTTCAAAGCGACGCTAAGCAGTACTCAACTGGCCGCTACCCAACTGACGTATTCCAAAACCAATGCTCAGAAATGGTCAAACCTGCCCGCAGGCATGTCGGCCCGGATTGGCATTAACCTGGGTTCGCTTAGCGACACGCAACTGGCCGCTTTCCGTAACCTGATGGTCGCTGTACTGACGTTGGGCACTACCGACGAAGGATATGATGAGATGATTGGCAATCTAGTTGCCGATGATTACCTTAATTCCATCGGTGGAGGTTCTACTTATGGAGCCGGCAATTACTACATCTCGTTTCTGGGCACACCAAGCACCAGTAGTTTATGGGCTATTCTGTTTACGGGTCACCACTATACCCAGCCGATCACCTTCAATGCTGGGGCCGTTACTGGGGTTACCCCTGCCTTCCGGGGTACTGAGCCACAGGCTGCCGTTACCGCAGCCAGCCGTACCTACCAGGCCTTTGAGCAGGAGCGTGTCGCTTTCGCAGCCATGCTGACCGGGCTGAGCACCACCGAGCAGACAACAGCCAAACTGTCGGGTTCTTACAACGACCTGGTACTAGGACCGGGGCAGGATGGTAAGTTTCCAGCAACCAAGTCGGGGTTGCAGGTGGGCACCCTGAGTAGCGACAAGCAGGCCCTGGTACTCAAAGCCATCAAGCTCTACGTCAATGACCTGGACGCCACGACATCAGCGGCTATATTGACCAAATACACTTCAGAGCTGGCCAATACGTACATTTCGTATTCAGGCACAACGGCCATGAGTTCGCAGGGGGACTATGTTCGGGTTGATGGGCCGAGTGTCTGGATCGAGTTTTCGTATCAGGGCGGAGTCATCATCAAAAATACACCCCACTCTCACTCCGTGTGGCGCGATCACTCCGGTGATTACGGTGGCAACTAG